One window from the genome of Paenibacillus azoreducens encodes:
- a CDS encoding aldo/keto reductase: protein MIKNLQDTVTLHNGVKMPGFGLGVFKVEEGPELINAVKVAIKHGYRSIDTAAIYGNEEGVGQGIREGLQEAGITRGEVFVTSKVWNADLGYESTIAAYETSLKKLGLEYLDLYLIHWPVEGKYKEAWRALETLYKEGRVKAIGVSNFQIHHLENLMKDAEIKPVINQVECHPRLTQKELQAFCEKHGIQLEAWSPLMQGELLDNEVLTAIAAKYNKSVAQVILRWDVQKGIITIPKSTKEHRIVENAAIFDFELTKEDMKLIDELNQNHRVGPDPDNFDF, encoded by the coding sequence ATGATAAAGAATTTGCAGGATACAGTGACTCTACACAATGGTGTGAAAATGCCGGGATTTGGTCTCGGAGTATTTAAAGTAGAAGAGGGTCCAGAGCTCATCAATGCCGTTAAAGTAGCCATCAAACATGGTTACCGTAGTATCGATACAGCAGCCATTTATGGAAATGAAGAAGGGGTAGGTCAAGGGATCCGTGAAGGACTACAAGAAGCGGGTATCACAAGAGGAGAGGTATTTGTCACTTCAAAAGTATGGAATGCTGATTTAGGATATGAATCGACAATCGCAGCTTATGAAACAAGCCTAAAAAAACTTGGGTTAGAGTATCTGGATCTTTATCTTATTCATTGGCCAGTTGAAGGAAAATACAAGGAAGCATGGCGTGCATTAGAAACCCTTTATAAAGAAGGACGGGTAAAAGCGATCGGTGTAAGTAATTTTCAAATTCACCATCTTGAAAACTTAATGAAGGATGCAGAAATTAAACCTGTGATTAATCAGGTGGAATGTCATCCACGTTTAACACAAAAAGAGCTTCAAGCATTTTGTGAAAAACATGGCATCCAACTGGAAGCTTGGTCTCCATTAATGCAAGGCGAACTCTTGGACAATGAAGTTTTGACCGCCATTGCTGCTAAATATAATAAATCTGTAGCCCAAGTGATTTTACGCTGGGATGTGCAGAAGGGCATTATTACGATTCCAAAATCAACCAAGGAGCATCGTATTGTAGAAAATGCTGCAATCTTTGATTTTGAACTAACAAAAGAAGATATGAAACTCATTGATGAATTGAATCAAAATCACCGTGTTGGTCCAGATCCCGACAATTTTGATTTTTAA